acaacattaaacatttaacatgCTCATTATTGTTTCTgcttaaatgtatacatggcGTTAACTAACTGCATGAGCTGTACGCTTCTACCATATGAACATTACTACTTTGACAGTCACCTCTAATAACAgtaatgtgaaaataaatgtgaaatgtgAACACTGTTAACATTGTGCTggtgttatattatatttatttttatttttttttaatgtctgttGCTAGAAAAAACTAAAAGCCCATAAATCagactttttttaaacattgtatTTTTAGACAGTCCCTACTGAAAACATTGAAAACCTcacataaaattaaaagaaaaaaataaaactgctcaaacaatatttaatttaaccTTCTGAAATAGATTATAATTTCTTTAAGAGTTGCAGGGTCCTATTTTGCACACTATTCATGCAAAATATTTCTGATTCTACACAATATACATTAGTGGTCAAAAGCGATGTCCAGCCTATAGGAAAATCCACCATTTAttcaaatgttattaaaaaatgtgttaagtCTATTGTTTTATCAGTGacaacacaatgaaacatgCGCAAATTGTGTGCACATAATTTTTGGCCAGGCtctcatacaaagaaattatatgcaaaaacaagagagaacaaaggcattttttctttttttattttcttttttgcatagtaaaataaaacctgtagctgtagtttgccctttttgccaaataatttgcTCAGATAAATACCAACCAAGttgagtgttttttttcctccatattTTAAGTACTTTAATAAAgtattattttcctcatattttgatgtaGTTGAACTTGTAGGGTCAAATATCCCCtctggacatcacttttggccaccaTTGCACTACTGTTTTCCAACAAAAGCTCTCTGAGAGGCTGAAATGACCATAAAGCCCAAaatatacttcactttttatgcgTACGCGAGGGCCAGCGCGCAGTGCACGTGACGCGAATTTCCTCATCAGAAGAGTGTGCGCACCGCCGGATTTTTTTTCTAACTGCTCGCACATGCgcatttaaaattacttttttgttttgcagtaataagtttatccacaaggtggcaacgaAGTTAGTCAAAGAaaacctgcataaacagaacagaccggaacgGAACGCATGGAAACTACAGCaacaatggaggcctacatagacgaCAGATTGTGCGTGGAGGTTAGAAAACAgctaccctcatttgtacaactctagcatgaaagaatacaaatatatttacatgggttgtaactcgtggcgagagattgctcaaaactgcgcaTGCGTCAAACGCCTGTGTATGTGtacgagtcaaatgaagtatactttgcaaggctgtaCCTTCGACTGTGCGCGTGCGCTAGCGTACTCGTAAAAAAcgaagtatacccagggctaAGTGCTTTACTAGACTGAGACACAGCAGTCTAGTGATCACAGCTACTGTACAGTACTTTACTGTACTACACACTCCGTTCACTCCTCCAATCTCAGCTCATCAGCAGGTGCCCAGTGAAAGAagaatcaaccaatcacatctGTGCATTTATGAGCTGTTTTATTGGTCAAAGGGCTTTATTTTCAAATTCTTATCCAAACACTGATTCTCAGGGTTTCACAACGTAGCGTTAACAGCCCTTTGGAGTGGAGTCTTTTGATTAAAcaggtgtgtgagtgtgttttaaATCTCTGTAACTCAGCAGGTGCAGTGCTCCAAACAGTCTTTTTCTATGACAGTTTCCCTTTGCTGTCCCCTGCTGGAGAAACACATTTATGTTTACTCAATGCTTTGACACATAGGCTGAATTTGGAATAGCATACTATTATACTACAACTATTTAGTAAGAGTAGTGTGGTATTTCAAATCAAACCTGTGAAAAGGACAGTACAGAGTGAACGTGTTGTTCCATAAATGTTTGAAATAGCAAGAAATATAGTGTTACACACTACAGAGAAAATTCACATATTATACAAAGTATACACACAGTGTATAATATGTGAATTTTCTCAGTAGCGTGTAACACTATATTTCTTGCTATTTCAAACATTTATGCCACAACATAAATGTGGGcagtatcccacaatgcaacatgCCTTTGTCTTTTTCTTGACACATTATTTGATTGAACATGAACTTATTTTTACACTCATGGATTGAAAATCAAAATAGCTGATATTCACTGGGATTACAAACATGTAACAATGTTAGATCATGTGACAACAATCTAGCATGCtgctgtttaaaacattttgcacACTGAATAACAGGGCAGTGTACAGTAGGCTATACTATGTTTACTTACAGTATATAATAGTATATTATTTTGTGCTTGAGAAATATGTAACAGTCTGTTATCCCAAAATCCTTTATATTAAAATTCTTTGcacaggaaaaaaacaacaaagtaATAAATACACTGATGCATGACAATGGCTGAATGTGATATTTGTGTAAGTGGATCTAATTCCTTTTGGGAACCAGTCAGACCAGCTCTCTGCTGTGTGTGGGTATTCATGTGTATATTTCTGATATCCTCAGGGCTGTTCATTTACAAATGCTCAGGATTGAGGAGAAACAATTGTTCTCCCTCCTTGTTCCTCTTTTTTAACAAAATTCAGCAGAAACCAGCACTGAACCAGTACAAAACAATCAACATATAAAGGCTGTATGTTATACTCTTCACATTATCATTTTAGAAaagtcttaaaggtgctaaagaggatgttttgttttatacatttttgcaatattacttgaaactgtctttactaactgataaaagactatttattaggtgcactgaaaggaataatattaatatacatcatctgtgcacgaggtagggccttaaaaacatcagccaatcgtttacgcgatcatcacgtaaacgattggccctctggcttgtcaatcactgccatgacgctCCTTGTGCGAGctgtgcgcggctgcgcgctccagtaactttccacactccacaggcgcagcatgcaatgtttttgtccggagacaggagtaacaactgcagattatgagttacctgcggtgagtccgacataatgaatccactaacacgacacagcaaattccggtggtaaacactcgcgttccaatacttgtgcacgagttttgggaggcattgggggttgttcttacgcatgcgctcatttcaaaaactcagtctttggtttctcagtcgaagaaaagatcctctttagcacctttaagtgaatcaattattgtaattattcaAGTCAAAATAATGACCTCAATTAATGAGTCAATAGAGGAGATATGTGTGAAATGAGGTTTGTGAATTACTCAGAACCATTTGTCATGATAAATATGCTGGTCCGCAACGGAAGTGAAAATGCTGCACAGCCAATCGGACTTGTTTGATTAATAATTTGAGCTAAAGAAGTAGTTGCCATGTGaccgaaaaaaaaaagaaaaaaaagtccttTCACTTATTACAGTCACGACTGAAACGCAGAGTATCATGGCAGTTTTTGGTCCCAAATGTCTCAGACCGGAAGTAAGGGTGGAGATTATAGCCTTATTATCATTAGGGTTACGTGGAAACAAGTGTTTTCGTAGCATTATTACGTTGCATCTGCTTAGGACCTAATACAGTGAAGCATTTGACTGTCCATGGCCGCCCCAAAAGCATTATGGAcaaaaaatgcacataaaatgtGACACAAAACCCCtgtggtttcacagacaaggcttaagcctagtcccagactacaATGCATgcttgagctgttttaactgaaagcaacttgcactgacatatcttaaaatatgtcagtggcattgttttgtctcaagatacacagtagtaatgttttttttaactaaggcacgtttataaaagctacttaaatgtcctaattgaagtaaggcctaatcctggcttagtctaagccttgtctgtgaaactgggccaaaatgtttttattcaaaaccgtttaaaagttttgggtcagtaaggttttttttaaacaagtctcaaaaatacattaaaacagtaatattgtgaaaggTAATTCCCAATTTTGAAacctgttttaatatatttaaaaatgcaatttattcctgtgatggcaaagctgaatttttagcatcaattctccagtcttcagtgtcacatgatccttcagaaatcattctaatatgctcaagaaacatataATTATcacttattatcaatgttttctggattattttttCGTTTCATTTCGGATtcgtttttttaaaagaagtgactgtcacttttgatcaatttaatgcatccttaatgAACTAcaataataatttctttaaaaacaatactgaccctaaacttttgaatgctagTATGTCTTTtagaaaagcttttttttttttttttttttttttttaaaaaaaatttttcttCTTCAATTGATGTGGCAGACAAACACATCAAGAGGGAATGTGGGCATAATTTCCAAAACACAACTGTAATCTCACAGTGCGGATTCCCAAAAAATTGCATCTCGGTGAAAGGCCTTGTGGCCACTGGCCAAAAGAAAACTGCCCATGTTCACAGTTGGCACTGAAAAATCACTTATAGGCGGGATCAGCTGAACGGTTCAATAAGAGCTCAGTCTGAACTAAAGTTGATTGACACATTCTAGGTCTACTGGGTCAAAACATCGGAGTGATTCTtcatgtaacattaaaaaaaaaaaatctctactATCCAAACTAGTGCACTTGATATGGACTTTCAGTCTTGTGCACATGTCTGTTAAGTCCACGAAGCAACAGAGTATCACATCTGTGAATTTTGATTCAAGGTCTAATGATGTGCCCTTTGCTGAGCACCTCTCCATGTGTTTCAGTGTGCGAGCACGGCGATAAGCTCATCGATTGGAGCCGTCTCTGAGGGCTCCAGCAGTCTGAACGTGTGGCTGAAGGTGATGAAGTGCGTGAAGAGCGTGTTGAGGTGCGGGTGTAACTCCACGGCGATTGCGTCCTGGTAATGAGTGCTGAACAGGTGAGCCAGCGTACGGAAGAGCATCACAAAGATCTTTTGAATGAGGAACATGAATCCAGGAGGGAATGATGaacctaaacacacacatatgcagtCATACTCATTTCAGATCATGGTGCTAAGGCTCTCTGTTAAACTTTGTAAACTTCTTCATACCAGCCTTAGTGGGAAACACACGCTCATCTGCGAGAATCTCCTGAATGTAGGACATGGCGTAGTCGATGTAGATTGGAGCTGAACACTTCAATTTCTTCCCCTGTTCATCCGTCCATTCATACAGGctgaaaacaaacataactCATTTTGAAGTATCTCTTACAAAAAATTGCAGTGGTAACCATGCACTATAAAATAGCACtttcagtatgtttttttttttttacagtagtaCTTTTGCAGTTTATGATAAAAACTATTTACTGTGGTTCACAGTAAGCATATATAATCACTATAATTATCTGTTATTATCACAATCTcttgaatatttaaacatttactgtAATAGTGTGATGTCAGCAGATTCATGCTGGCATTTCGGTTTACAGCATGCACTGTGGCATGAATACATTTGAATACAGCATGAATATAGTTGTATATTTGTGCTATTCTTGATCAGTGTTTTTCTGtcgttgtttgttttgtgataaCAAAGCTACTTGTTATTTTAtctgaattcatgtttattgaTAGTCATCATTGGCTGTTGATATCTGCATGCATGCTTGACGAATCGTATTAAAGTTCATCAGCGATAATAAGCACAACAGTGTTGCACATTTCCTCCACATTATTtgtttagaaaaataaataataatcatataatattatataataaattataactATTTACACTATTATTACACtattatagtgtgtgtgtgtgtgtgatatatatatatatatatatatatatatatatatatatatatatatatatatatatatatatatatatatatatatatatataatatatataatttcacagTAAAACCTTCAGTAAAATATGATTTTACTGTGAAATCTATTAAAAAACCCACCCTTTTTTTGACAGTATATATTCCACCAAAATAACATAGTGACTACAGAGCTACAACTGTAAAACCGCTGTAATTTTGTATCATTAACCATTTTTAAATTATGGTTACCATGGCAACATTTTTGTAAGGGTATAGGTATGTCTCACTTTATGCCTTTATTCAAGAtgtgacttaaagggttagttagaaaattatcccatgatttactcacccttaagcctTTTTAGgtgtatgactatcttctttcagacgaatacaatcagagataaatttaaaaaatatccttgctgctccaagctttataatggttgtaaATGTGGGGGccacattttgaagcaaaaaatgcatccatccataataaaagCAATCCATATGGCtacagggggttaataaaagtcttctgaagcgaagcgattggtttttgtaagaaaaatgtccatttaaaactttattaactataataactagcttccggcagacggcTGTACGCATCGATTTGCGGCGGAAGAGCAACCTCTGATCCGACGCATGACGCATTGACCAACGCCGAAGCagagaggatagagcaaaacaaaacacctgtcatgaattagaagtctaaaacgagaattTTAAGGATTTCCActgaagaggagcttgagtttgttgcacagccctatttgtttgaaccgtgagAGGCGTCTTAAGTTTTACGCTACTCCAACATCCTGTCATACATTGCGTCAGAGGATTACTCATTTGGCGCAGTTGACTTGCGCAGTATGTGTATGGTCGTCCGCCGGAAGATattaatttgaatttttaaatatagtataaataaataaataatgttttaaatatggatatttttcttataaaaacccatcgcttcacttcaaaaggcctttattaactccctGGAGACGTATTAATTACTTTTACTATGGATGGATGCTTTTTTTGAAGCGTggaggagcaaggatatttttaaatatatctccgattgtgtttggctgaaagaagatagaAGATTATCccaaatcatgggataattttcatttttgggtgaactaaccctttaattttttttttttttttttttttttaactaggTGAAAGGAAGTGTGTGTTCTGCTCACATGTTTCCTGGGCTTTTGGCTGCTGGACACTTTGTTGTTGTGCAGTAATCAGACAGAGCGCTGAAGAACAGGGTAGTATGATGGAAAAATGACACAGCTGAAAGAGATGGTAAGATTGAGTTAACTCACATTTACACTTttaaagagcaaaaaaaaagtcGACAAACCCACAGCCACTGCTGAACTATCTGATGTATGTTGTTTAGTCACATACAGAAGCAAACTGTATTTGTCATTTTACATGTTGATCAAATAGTCTCGTCCTTTTTAAGTGGGTAGTTCCTGGTcagaataaataaaactatagACCAGCAATTATAGTTATTTGAGCCTAGCCCAACACATTCCCAGCACTCCTCATGCATTACTGAACATTATACATATGTTAAgaaatatttgaaatgttttcctcTCTACTGTATTGTTTCAACCCTGATTTGCTCACTCAGACAACATGTTTAGATGTTTGTGATCTGTTTAACTGTAAATGACAGTCactatatacaggtgctggtcatataattagaatagcatcaaaaagttgatttatttcactaattccattcaaaaagtgaaacttgtatattatattcattcattacatacagactgatatatcaaatgtttatttcttttaattttgatgattataactgacaactaagaaaatcccaaattcagtatctcagaaaattagaataatgtgaaaaggttcaatattgaagacacctggtgccacactctaatcagctaattaactcaaaacacctgcaaaggcctttaaatggtctctcaggctacacaatcatggggaagactgctgacttgacagttgtccagaagatgaccattgacaccttgcacaaggagggcaagacacaaaaggtcattgcaaaagaggctggctgttcacagagatctgtgtccaagcacattaatagagaggcgaagggaagggaAAGATGTGGTCGAAAAAAGTGTATAaacaatagggataaccgcaccctggagaggattgtgaaacaaaactcattcaaaaatgtgggggagattcacaaagagtggactgcagctggagtcagtgcttcaagaaccactacgcacagacgtatgcaagacatgggtttcagctgtcgcattccttgtgtcaagccactcttgaacaacagacagcgtcagaagcgtctcgcctgggctaaagacaaaaaggactggactgctgctgagtggtccaaagttatgttctctgatgaaagtaaattttgcatttcatttggaaatcagggtcccagagtctggaggaagagaggagaggcacacaatccacgttgcttgaggtccagtgtaaagtttccacagtcagtgatggtttggggtgccatgtcatctgctggtgttggtccactgtgttttctgaggtccaaggtcaacgcagccgtataccaggaagttttagagcacttcatgcttcctgcttcctgctgctgaccaactttttGGAGATggagatttcattttccaacaggactttgCACCTGCACACaatgccaaagctaccagtacctggtttaaggaccatggtatccctgttcttaactggccagcaaactcgcctgaccttaaccccatagaaaatctgtggggtattgtgaagaggaagatgcgatatgccagacccaacaatgcagaggagctgaaggccactatcagagcaacctgggctctcataacacctgagcagtgccacagactgatcgactccatgccacgccgcattgctgcagtaattcaggcaaaaggagtcccaactaagtattacatgctcatacttttcagttggccaagatttctaaaaatcctttctttgtattggtcttaagtaatattctaattttctgagatactgaatttgggattttcttagttgtcagttataatcatcaaaattaaaagaaataaacatttgaaatatatcagtctgtgtgtaatgaataaatataatatacaagtttgactttttgaatggaattagtgaaat
The nucleotide sequence above comes from Chanodichthys erythropterus isolate Z2021 chromosome 7, ASM2448905v1, whole genome shotgun sequence. Encoded proteins:
- the LOC137023209 gene encoding MOB kinase activator 2: MGRSILDMGGCQSYNSSDEEDVSALKTNYTNISLFKVKNKSPHIVPSAEVKPYLKDHFLSRRITDIDLLTLSALPHGLDQQEWIATNTVSFFHHTTLFFSALSDYCTTTKCPAAKSPGNILYEWTDEQGKKLKCSAPIYIDYAMSYIQEILADERVFPTKAGSSFPPGFMFLIQKIFVMLFRTLAHLFSTHYQDAIAVELHPHLNTLFTHFITFSHTFRLLEPSETAPIDELIAVLAH